A section of the Mesobacillus jeotgali genome encodes:
- the pstB gene encoding phosphate ABC transporter ATP-binding protein PstB has translation MNNASENSKVVYETKDLNLWYGEGHALKNINLAINENEVTAIIGPSGCGKSTYIKTLNRMVELVPSVKISGEILYRGRNILEKSYQVEDLRTSVGMVFQKPNPFPKSIYDNIAYGPKIHGIRDKKVLDEIVEKSLRGAAIWDDVKDRLNQNAYGLSGGQQQRICIARALAIEPDVILMDEPTSALDPISTLKVEELVQELKKDYSIIIVTHNMQQAARISDKTAFFLNGEVIEFAETDKIFSNPSDKRTEDYITGRFG, from the coding sequence ATGAATAATGCTTCAGAAAATTCCAAGGTTGTATATGAAACAAAAGACCTTAATCTATGGTATGGAGAAGGTCATGCTTTAAAAAATATCAACCTGGCGATCAACGAAAATGAAGTAACTGCAATCATCGGTCCTTCCGGCTGCGGTAAATCAACTTACATCAAAACATTGAACCGAATGGTTGAACTTGTTCCCTCTGTCAAAATTTCTGGTGAGATTTTATACAGAGGAAGGAATATCCTTGAAAAGTCATATCAAGTCGAGGACTTAAGGACAAGTGTAGGAATGGTGTTCCAGAAGCCAAACCCATTCCCTAAATCCATTTATGATAATATTGCCTATGGACCGAAAATCCACGGGATTCGTGACAAGAAAGTGCTGGATGAAATTGTTGAGAAAAGCTTAAGAGGGGCGGCAATCTGGGATGATGTAAAAGACCGCCTGAACCAGAATGCATATGGCCTGTCAGGCGGACAGCAGCAACGTATTTGTATAGCGCGAGCACTTGCGATTGAACCGGATGTCATCCTGATGGACGAACCTACTTCCGCACTTGATCCGATTTCAACACTAAAGGTTGAGGAGCTGGTGCAGGAGTTAAAGAAAGATTACAGCATCATAATCGTCACACATAATATGCAGCAGGCTGCCCGTATCTCCGACAAAACTGCATTCTTCCTGAATGGAGAAGTCATTGAGTTTGCTGAGACGGATAAAATATTCTCTAACCCATCAGACAAGCGGACAGAAGATTATATCACGGGACGTTTCGGTTGA
- the pstC gene encoding phosphate ABC transporter permease subunit PstC — translation MKGVFRVAKSVVREHGQKVNVRELIQEKKSTKSFTNTTEKLIPKILFGIAAISVLTTIGIVLTLLTETIAFFKEVPFLDFFTGTKLKPLGENAVFGVLPLLTGTLISTAIAMLVAIPVGLMTAVFLSEYASERTRRLLKPILEILAGIPTIVYGFFAFTFVTPLLRSFIPGLEPTNILSPGIVMGIMIIPMVASLSEDAMSSVPNAMREGALALGATKLEVTWKVVIPAAVSGIIASFVLGISRAIGETMIVAIASGSSKNFTFDVTQSMQTMTAYIVEVTGGEAAAGTTLYYSLYAVAMTLFVFTLVMNLVAQYISRKFREEY, via the coding sequence ATGAAAGGGGTTTTTCGCGTGGCAAAAAGCGTTGTCCGGGAACACGGCCAAAAGGTAAATGTTCGTGAACTCATACAGGAAAAGAAAAGTACCAAAAGCTTCACTAATACAACTGAAAAGTTAATCCCGAAGATATTATTTGGAATTGCAGCAATCTCTGTTTTAACAACAATCGGAATTGTTCTTACATTATTAACGGAAACTATCGCCTTTTTCAAAGAAGTCCCTTTCCTGGACTTCTTCACCGGAACTAAATTAAAGCCATTGGGAGAAAATGCGGTATTCGGTGTTTTGCCTTTGCTTACCGGAACCCTTATTTCTACGGCGATCGCAATGCTTGTTGCGATACCGGTTGGCTTGATGACAGCAGTGTTCTTGAGTGAGTATGCTTCAGAAAGGACACGCAGACTATTAAAGCCTATTCTTGAAATTTTGGCAGGGATACCAACAATTGTTTATGGTTTCTTTGCCTTTACTTTCGTAACACCTTTATTAAGGTCATTTATCCCAGGACTTGAACCAACAAATATCCTCAGTCCGGGAATAGTTATGGGGATCATGATTATCCCGATGGTCGCTTCATTATCGGAAGATGCAATGAGTTCAGTCCCAAATGCAATGCGGGAAGGGGCTTTGGCCCTTGGAGCGACAAAGCTGGAGGTAACATGGAAAGTTGTCATTCCTGCAGCGGTCTCTGGTATTATCGCATCGTTTGTGCTTGGTATTTCAAGGGCAATCGGCGAAACCATGATTGTTGCAATTGCAAGTGGCAGCTCGAAAAACTTCACCTTTGATGTCACTCAATCCATGCAGACAATGACTGCCTACATTGTTGAAGTTACCGGAGGAGAAGCAGCTGCAGGAACTACTTTGTACTACAGTCTTTATGCAGTCGCAATGACTCTATTTGTTTTCACATTGGTTATGAACCTGGTCGCCCAGTATATCTCTCGAAAGTTTAGGGAGGAATATTAA
- a CDS encoding DUF4912 domain-containing protein: MENGNQDKTKIEDHLFATIIMPGKLYVYWQLQDEKLRFIGKYFYIPEEQLMMRLRLCEFPSGRVIHEVSLRKGVSSWLFKGIRATSNYQVEIGIETKTDKFFPMLRSNVINQNTNMLEPVDKQYLPAWSGNVSTYTYYENLEGSIFNEGLGKL; this comes from the coding sequence GTGGAAAATGGCAATCAGGATAAAACTAAGATAGAAGACCATTTATTTGCAACCATTATTATGCCAGGCAAACTTTATGTTTACTGGCAGCTGCAAGACGAAAAACTGCGTTTCATTGGCAAGTATTTTTATATACCTGAAGAACAGCTTATGATGAGATTGCGCTTATGTGAATTTCCTTCAGGAAGAGTCATCCATGAAGTCAGTCTTCGAAAAGGAGTATCCAGCTGGCTGTTTAAAGGAATCAGGGCAACTAGCAATTATCAGGTTGAAATTGGGATTGAAACTAAAACTGATAAGTTTTTTCCCATGCTTAGATCAAATGTCATTAACCAGAACACTAATATGCTGGAGCCAGTGGACAAGCAGTATCTTCCCGCATGGTCTGGCAATGTGAGTACCTATACTTATTATGAAAACCTCGAAGGGAGCATCTTTAATGAAGGACTCGGAAAACTGTGA
- the phoU gene encoding phosphate signaling complex protein PhoU: MVVRGKFDEDLKTLHEKLLELGNFAVNALNQSLVSLENKDIELALKILEDDAEANIMEEEINDFAILLIAKQQPVAVDLRRLIVAIKIATDIERMADFAVNIAKSTIRIGNEPLVKPIEHIKQMHQLSVEMLKLSLESYNEEDLGKARQVAQMDDQVDDLYGQTIKELLSLARTKPEQLAQITQLSFISRYLERAADHVTNIAENVFYLVKGKRYDLNQ, from the coding sequence ATGGTAGTAAGAGGGAAGTTCGACGAAGACCTGAAAACTTTGCATGAAAAATTGCTTGAGCTTGGAAACTTTGCTGTCAACGCACTCAACCAGTCACTCGTTTCACTTGAAAACAAGGATATTGAACTAGCTCTGAAAATCCTAGAGGATGATGCAGAAGCTAATATAATGGAAGAAGAAATCAATGATTTCGCGATTCTTTTAATAGCAAAACAGCAGCCGGTCGCAGTTGACTTAAGAAGGCTGATTGTTGCGATTAAAATAGCGACTGATATCGAGAGGATGGCAGACTTCGCTGTCAACATTGCGAAATCAACAATCAGAATTGGAAATGAACCTCTTGTCAAACCGATTGAGCACATTAAGCAGATGCACCAGTTATCTGTAGAGATGCTTAAGCTGTCTCTGGAATCCTATAATGAAGAAGACCTGGGTAAAGCCAGGCAGGTTGCCCAAATGGATGACCAGGTCGATGATTTATACGGACAAACGATCAAGGAACTATTGAGCCTTGCCCGGACTAAACCGGAACAGCTGGCTCAAATCACACAGTTATCATTCATCAGCCGCTATCTTGAACGAGCAGCTGACCATGTAACGAATATAGCCGAGAATGTTTTTTACCTAGTAAAAGGGAAAAGATATGATTTAAATCAGTAA
- the pstA gene encoding phosphate ABC transporter permease PstA: MKYVDSTQVQKKMGTRLLTNNLAKALFFLATLFGLIVLVVLIYRVLKDGLPWINMDFIMNRLSTDPERAGIWGAITGTLWLMLVVAPVTMLLGIGTAIYLEEYATKGRISSFIKTNISNLAGVPSVVFGILGLTVFARALDLGSVVLAGGLTMALLVLPVVVVASQEAIRAVPQFLREASYGMGATKWQTIKNVVLPAALPGILTGVILALSRAVGETAPLVVIGIPALLIPIPDGIFDKFTILPVQIYYWTVDSALVAEYANLAAATIVILLFVLFVMNSIAILIRNKFQKRY; the protein is encoded by the coding sequence ATGAAATATGTAGATTCAACTCAAGTCCAGAAAAAAATGGGTACACGTCTATTGACAAACAATCTTGCAAAAGCGCTTTTTTTCCTGGCAACATTGTTTGGACTCATTGTATTGGTCGTTTTGATTTATCGAGTGCTAAAAGACGGACTGCCATGGATCAACATGGATTTCATTATGAATCGATTATCGACTGACCCTGAAAGAGCTGGTATCTGGGGAGCGATCACTGGTACTTTATGGCTAATGCTTGTTGTTGCGCCAGTAACGATGCTTCTTGGAATTGGTACAGCAATCTATCTGGAAGAATACGCAACAAAAGGAAGAATTTCTTCCTTTATTAAAACGAATATATCCAATTTGGCTGGTGTTCCATCTGTTGTGTTCGGTATCCTTGGATTGACTGTGTTTGCAAGAGCTCTTGATTTGGGGTCCGTTGTACTTGCCGGTGGCTTGACGATGGCCTTGCTTGTATTGCCCGTTGTTGTGGTAGCAAGCCAGGAAGCGATTCGCGCAGTGCCTCAATTCCTCAGGGAAGCTTCTTACGGTATGGGTGCCACTAAGTGGCAGACAATCAAGAATGTTGTTTTGCCGGCTGCATTACCGGGAATTCTTACAGGTGTAATCCTTGCCCTTTCAAGAGCGGTTGGTGAGACGGCTCCACTTGTTGTAATTGGTATTCCTGCGCTGTTAATACCTATTCCAGATGGAATCTTTGATAAGTTCACGATTCTGCCGGTACAAATATATTATTGGACAGTTGACTCTGCCCTCGTTGCGGAATACGCCAATTTGGCTGCTGCGACAATTGTCATTTTGTTATTTGTCTTATTTGTGATGAATTCAATTGCCATTTTGATACGTAATAAATTCCAAAAGAGATATTAG